The following proteins are co-located in the Myroides profundi genome:
- a CDS encoding carbonic anhydrase, which produces MNSFTKEILANTTPAQSLELLLEGNNRFVNNLKFNRNFLHQLQETKDGQHPHAVILSCMDSRAPLEHVLDQGIGDIFSLRIAGNVLTDEVIGSMEYACNVVGSKLIMVLGHSRCGAVTGACNHTTLGKLDTILERIHPVVDKVRQKHSNEDLSASELVELVTMENVRTIVAQLQEVSPSLTKLIAEEKIGVVGAYYDVVSGKVELIC; this is translated from the coding sequence ATGAATTCATTTACAAAAGAAATATTAGCAAATACAACACCAGCACAAAGCTTAGAATTATTATTAGAAGGAAATAACCGCTTTGTAAATAACTTGAAGTTTAACCGAAACTTCTTACACCAACTACAAGAGACTAAGGATGGTCAACATCCCCATGCCGTTATTTTGAGCTGTATGGATAGTCGTGCCCCACTAGAGCATGTATTAGATCAGGGGATAGGAGATATCTTTAGTTTAAGAATAGCAGGTAATGTATTGACAGATGAAGTAATCGGAAGTATGGAGTATGCCTGTAATGTAGTTGGTAGTAAATTAATCATGGTATTAGGACACAGTAGATGTGGTGCTGTGACAGGTGCATGTAATCACACAACTTTAGGTAAACTAGACACTATATTAGAACGCATCCACCCAGTAGTAGATAAAGTTCGCCAAAAACACAGTAATGAAGATTTGTCAGCATCAGAATTAGTAGAGTTAGTGACGATGGAGAATGTAAGAACGATAGTCGCACAGTTGCAAGAAGTGAGTCCTTCGTTGACTAAATTGATTGCTGAAGAAAAAATAGGTGTAGTAGGAGCTTATTATGATGTAGTAAGTGGGAAGGTTGAATTGATCTGTTAA
- a CDS encoding IS3 family transposase: MCQLFGKTRSAYYQSIDRYASQSIKDEIILQEVLNIRATLPRVGTRKLQHMLQERLGSHNISVGRDYLFDLLDSHKMLVRQRKRKAYTTDSRAWRGQYLDLYNGVKVTRPEQFWVSDITYIRLNNTWGYLSLITDAYSHKIMGYSFSLDLTTNGCLQALKMALKNRIYTEKLIHHSDRGCQYCSSVYTKILIENNISISTTQGGEPRDNAIAERVNGIIKGEFDLNYSSLGYQKTIDKIKNSIEAYNQIRPHDSCDRLTPNQAHLKTGILTKRWKNYYKTNKQKQQPVQ; encoded by the coding sequence ATATGTCAACTGTTTGGTAAAACTCGAAGTGCTTATTATCAGTCAATAGACAGATACGCAAGTCAATCTATTAAAGATGAGATTATTCTTCAAGAAGTTTTAAATATTAGAGCTACTCTACCAAGAGTAGGTACTCGAAAACTTCAACATATGTTACAAGAACGCTTAGGTTCGCACAATATAAGCGTAGGAAGAGATTATCTGTTTGATTTATTAGACAGTCATAAAATGTTGGTTAGGCAACGAAAGCGCAAAGCATATACAACAGACTCCAGAGCTTGGAGAGGACAGTATTTAGACTTGTATAATGGAGTAAAAGTTACTAGACCAGAACAATTTTGGGTAAGTGACATCACCTATATCAGGTTAAATAATACTTGGGGCTATTTAAGTTTAATCACAGATGCTTATTCTCATAAAATAATGGGCTATAGTTTTAGCTTAGATTTAACTACTAATGGATGCTTACAAGCCTTGAAAATGGCATTAAAGAACAGGATTTATACAGAGAAACTTATTCATCATTCAGATCGAGGATGTCAATACTGCAGTAGTGTTTATACTAAAATACTGATAGAAAACAACATATCTATTAGTACAACACAAGGTGGTGAACCAAGAGATAATGCAATAGCTGAGCGTGTAAATGGTATAATTAAAGGTGAATTTGATTTAAACTATTCAAGTTTAGGTTATCAAAAAACGATTGATAAAATTAAGAATAGTATAGAAGCTTATAACCAAATTAGACCTCATGATAGTTGTGATAGGTTAACTCCAAATCAAGCTCATTTAAAGACAGGTATTCTAACTAAGAGATGGAAGAATTATTACAAGACTAATAAACAAAAACAACAACCTGTACAGTAA
- a CDS encoding rhomboid family intramembrane serine protease: protein MRNEELRLKKEDFYLPLLLVGVMWFIFGLQQLGIFQDCYGVIPWRIEGIKGIFLSPLFHGGLDHIISNTLPLFILSVVLFLFYKKQAYTVLIMGWITSGLVLWLLPDFGYFQTSMMSCHIGASGLIYMLFFFLFFSGIFIRKLVLILVSIIIGILYGGLVYGVLPSYVAEGVSWQGHLVGALVGLVFAYQMNRKKSKRKYRRK from the coding sequence GTGAGAAACGAGGAGCTTAGATTAAAGAAAGAAGATTTCTATCTACCATTATTGTTGGTAGGAGTGATGTGGTTTATATTCGGTTTACAACAATTAGGTATATTTCAAGATTGTTATGGAGTAATTCCTTGGCGTATAGAAGGCATTAAAGGAATTTTTCTAAGTCCTCTATTTCATGGTGGATTAGACCATATTATTAGTAATACTTTACCCTTATTTATACTTAGTGTAGTACTGTTTCTGTTTTATAAAAAGCAAGCGTATACGGTACTTATTATGGGATGGATTACCTCAGGCTTAGTCTTGTGGCTCTTGCCTGATTTTGGTTACTTCCAGACAAGTATGATGAGTTGTCATATAGGAGCAAGTGGATTGATTTATATGCTCTTTTTCTTTCTATTCTTTAGTGGAATATTTATTCGCAAGCTAGTTTTAATCTTAGTATCTATTATCATTGGGATACTATATGGAGGACTAGTTTATGGAGTACTACCTAGTTATGTCGCAGAGGGTGTTTCTTGGCAAGGACATTTAGTAGGAGCTTTAGTGGGGTTAGTGTTTGCCTATCAGATGAATAGGAAGAAAAGTAAAAGAAAATATAGAAGGAAGTAA
- a CDS encoding GNAT family N-acetyltransferase — protein sequence MKIRSLREVSVRELTEVFNDSFSDYILPFHLIEDSLAFKLNSELVDLDYSIGAFDKGKLVAFMLTGVKRVDEQTYYYNAGTGVRPAYRGQRLVAQMYSYAIPIWKEAGSSVNLSLEVIKGNDKAIRAYRAQGYNISRDLLCFKGQPREMHYKTANIVIEDVEQVCWKTVLPFWDIQPSWQNSIAVLEKAKEDIRFKVAKMRGNIVGYVIYHKSNGKIFQLAVDKTHRNKGIAKLLVNDVVNILETPILITNVDDKGVDLISFLKRIGLEHYITQHEMIMKL from the coding sequence ATGAAAATTAGAAGCCTTAGAGAAGTAAGTGTACGCGAGCTCACAGAAGTATTTAATGATTCATTTTCAGATTATATACTTCCCTTTCACTTAATAGAAGATAGCTTGGCATTTAAACTTAATAGTGAATTGGTTGATTTAGACTATTCTATTGGGGCGTTTGATAAGGGTAAGTTAGTTGCTTTTATGCTAACAGGAGTGAAAAGAGTAGATGAGCAAACCTATTACTATAATGCAGGTACAGGAGTGAGACCAGCTTATAGAGGCCAGCGGTTAGTCGCTCAGATGTACAGTTATGCTATTCCTATTTGGAAAGAAGCAGGGAGTAGTGTAAATCTATCCCTTGAGGTCATTAAAGGAAACGATAAAGCTATTCGCGCTTATAGGGCTCAAGGATATAATATAAGTAGAGATTTATTGTGCTTTAAAGGGCAACCACGTGAGATGCATTATAAAACAGCTAATATTGTAATAGAAGATGTAGAGCAAGTATGTTGGAAGACGGTTCTTCCATTTTGGGATATTCAACCAAGTTGGCAAAATTCAATCGCTGTATTAGAAAAAGCTAAGGAAGACATTCGATTTAAAGTGGCTAAAATGAGAGGTAATATTGTGGGGTATGTAATCTATCACAAAAGTAATGGGAAAATATTTCAATTAGCAGTGGACAAGACTCATCGAAATAAAGGAATAGCAAAACTTCTAGTGAATGATGTGGTCAATATTTTGGAAACCCCTATTCTGATTACTAATGTGGATGATAAAGGAGTGGATCTCATCTCGTTTTTAAAGAGAATAGGCTTAGAGCACTATATTACTCAACATGAGATGATCATGAAACTATAG
- a CDS encoding SulP family inorganic anion transporter, translating to MTKNMSMAALKKSVAPGLVVFLVALPLCLGIALASGAPPIAGIISGVVGGVIVGLLSNSNISVSGPAAGLAAIILGAITELGSFELLLTAGIIAGVLQVILGLLRSGTIANYFPSSVIEGMLAGIGLVILIKQLPLVFGVDALGDITSFASVQLGTVIITAISLAILLLWNKMKWTKKVSFLPAALIVVVVGILINQFWIATGSSLAIEPSRLVSIPMFDSLSDISSIFVFPDWTGFANPAVWMIGGTIAIVASIETLLCIEATDRLDPLKRHTDTNRELKVQGIGNILSSMIGGLPMTSVVVRSSANVNAGGLYKASAVIHGIFLLIAVISLPLVLNMIPLASLAAVLILVGYNLARPAILMHFWHKGYTQFIPFIITFIMVVVTDLLVGVLVGMGVSVLFLLIGNVRKAFSMHRQIKQEQVIYTLTLAEEVSFLNKTAIKNRLYQLPDNCHLAIDAKRMGYIHVDVLELIETFINEKAKEKNILITTTGFHKEVKVSGDQQNIILSHRKTI from the coding sequence ATGACAAAAAATATGAGTATGGCAGCACTTAAGAAGAGTGTTGCTCCAGGCCTTGTGGTCTTTTTAGTCGCACTTCCACTGTGTTTAGGAATTGCGTTAGCTTCTGGTGCACCCCCTATTGCAGGTATTATTTCAGGTGTGGTAGGAGGAGTAATAGTTGGATTACTGAGTAATTCAAATATTAGTGTAAGTGGTCCAGCAGCAGGTTTAGCGGCTATTATATTAGGAGCTATAACGGAGCTAGGATCATTCGAATTATTACTTACAGCAGGTATTATTGCAGGAGTTTTACAAGTGATATTAGGATTGTTAAGATCAGGTACTATTGCCAACTATTTTCCATCAAGTGTAATAGAGGGGATGTTAGCAGGTATTGGGTTAGTGATTTTAATTAAACAATTGCCATTGGTTTTTGGAGTAGATGCTTTAGGTGATATCACCTCTTTTGCATCTGTCCAGTTGGGTACGGTGATTATTACTGCTATTTCATTAGCCATATTATTACTGTGGAATAAGATGAAGTGGACTAAGAAAGTTTCTTTTTTACCAGCAGCTTTAATTGTAGTGGTAGTCGGTATTTTGATTAACCAGTTTTGGATTGCTACAGGTAGTTCTTTAGCTATCGAACCATCGAGATTAGTGTCAATCCCTATGTTTGATAGTTTATCAGATATCAGTTCCATATTTGTTTTTCCAGATTGGACAGGATTTGCTAATCCTGCTGTATGGATGATTGGAGGGACTATTGCTATTGTGGCTTCTATTGAAACCTTATTGTGTATTGAGGCGACAGATCGCTTAGATCCATTGAAGAGACATACAGATACTAATAGAGAGTTAAAAGTACAAGGGATAGGGAACATTCTAAGCTCTATGATAGGAGGACTTCCGATGACTTCCGTAGTAGTACGTTCTTCTGCTAATGTGAATGCAGGAGGATTGTATAAAGCATCTGCAGTCATTCATGGTATTTTCTTATTAATAGCAGTTATCTCCTTGCCTTTAGTATTAAATATGATCCCTTTAGCATCTTTAGCGGCAGTATTAATCTTAGTGGGGTATAACCTAGCTCGTCCAGCTATTCTTATGCACTTTTGGCATAAAGGATACACACAGTTTATTCCTTTTATCATCACATTTATTATGGTAGTAGTAACAGATTTACTTGTTGGCGTCCTTGTAGGTATGGGAGTGAGTGTATTATTCTTACTAATCGGAAATGTAAGAAAAGCATTCTCTATGCATCGTCAGATAAAACAAGAGCAAGTAATATATACCTTGACTTTAGCAGAAGAGGTATCGTTCTTGAACAAGACAGCGATTAAAAACAGACTTTATCAATTACCAGATAATTGTCACTTGGCTATAGACGCAAAGCGTATGGGGTATATCCATGTAGATGTCTTAGAGCTTATAGAGACGTTTATAAATGAAAAGGCAAAAGAAAAAAACATACTGATTACAACAACAGGTTTTCACAAAGAAGTGAAAGTATCAGGAGACCAACAAAACATTATTTTATCACATAGAAAAACTATTTAA
- a CDS encoding alpha/beta hydrolase, which yields MKKYVFIVLMVVMNLQAQNSFKVRVEVTVEDFAHTEEPIYLTGNFNQWNPKDERYLMRNISGTSNQYLVEVEDIPSGVLEYKFTRGTWQSLESSKRGRLINLHDVEVNEDMVLKNTISAWRDQFEASTAPDHLVILKNFYIPELNRVRDIRIYLPKDYDHNQESYPVWYMHDGQDLFDEATSEGRLGPVEWEVDETIAKYGDQYIIVGIDHDYHKNLREKEYSFFPTQKNPVVEGQAYISFIVKTLKPYIDSTYRTQSDVHHTGIAGGSLGGLISLYAGLTYPDIFGKIGVFSPSIWQDDHNLDTYVNVLSTSQIDKIRQQTYFIYGGGRENRKKGDGNVVRMDEDILRFLETNNKVLNLNYELNINPKGKHGAWYWQQAFNWMIENLSKVESINF from the coding sequence ATGAAAAAGTATGTGTTTATTGTTTTAATGGTAGTTATGAATTTGCAAGCACAGAACAGTTTTAAAGTTAGAGTAGAAGTCACAGTAGAAGACTTTGCTCACACAGAAGAGCCTATTTATTTAACAGGTAATTTTAATCAATGGAATCCTAAGGATGAGCGTTATCTAATGCGTAATATCTCAGGGACATCTAATCAATATTTAGTAGAAGTTGAAGACATTCCATCAGGAGTTTTAGAATATAAATTCACACGAGGTACTTGGCAGAGTTTAGAGTCATCTAAGAGAGGTAGATTGATTAATTTACACGATGTAGAAGTTAATGAAGATATGGTATTAAAGAATACTATTTCTGCATGGAGAGATCAGTTTGAAGCGTCTACAGCACCGGATCATCTAGTGATACTGAAGAATTTCTATATCCCTGAGTTAAATAGAGTAAGAGATATTAGAATTTATTTACCTAAAGATTATGATCATAATCAAGAATCTTATCCCGTGTGGTATATGCACGATGGGCAAGATTTGTTTGACGAGGCTACTTCAGAGGGTAGATTAGGCCCAGTAGAATGGGAAGTTGATGAGACTATAGCCAAATATGGAGATCAATATATTATCGTAGGGATAGATCATGATTATCATAAGAATCTAAGAGAGAAAGAATATTCTTTTTTTCCTACACAGAAGAATCCTGTCGTGGAAGGACAAGCTTATATCTCTTTTATAGTTAAAACACTAAAGCCGTATATAGACTCGACTTATAGAACCCAATCAGATGTTCATCATACAGGTATCGCTGGAGGTTCTTTAGGAGGATTGATTTCTTTATATGCAGGGTTGACTTATCCAGATATATTTGGAAAGATTGGGGTGTTCTCTCCTTCTATATGGCAAGATGATCACAACCTTGATACTTATGTCAATGTCTTATCTACTAGTCAAATAGATAAAATAAGACAACAAACCTATTTTATTTATGGAGGAGGACGTGAGAATCGCAAGAAAGGAGATGGGAATGTAGTTAGAATGGATGAAGATATTCTTCGTTTTTTAGAAACAAATAACAAGGTATTAAACCTGAATTATGAGTTGAATATTAATCCAAAAGGAAAGCATGGTGCTTGGTATTGGCAACAAGCTTTTAATTGGATGATAGAAAACTTATCTAAAGTAGAAAGTATTAATTTTTAA
- a CDS encoding type II toxin-antitoxin system RelE/ParE family toxin, with translation MTYNIVILPSAIHDLDAIFEYYILISKRILNSFKKEFDKTLKVLKSNPFFQIRYNDIRVISIKKFPYVIFFRVDPYKQMIHIVAVFNTSQNSDKYPV, from the coding sequence ATGACTTATAATATAGTTATACTTCCAAGTGCTATACATGACTTAGATGCTATATTTGAGTATTATATTTTGATATCTAAACGTATTCTAAATTCCTTTAAAAAAGAATTTGATAAAACATTGAAGGTATTAAAAAGCAATCCTTTCTTTCAGATAAGATACAATGACATACGAGTTATTTCTATTAAGAAATTTCCGTATGTCATTTTTTTTAGAGTCGATCCTTATAAGCAAATGATACATATAGTAGCTGTTTTTAATACTTCTCAGAACAGTGATAAGTATCCTGTATAA
- a CDS encoding TonB-dependent receptor domain-containing protein produces the protein MALASTSLALGQIKKNIVITNNSNQLVKNAVVIVNDQQLITDAEGKVQFDLKPASSYVIQVFAERYQSVNQTFDTVDLIRNSFVLEEDHTILSGIIVQTKDEQQNSNRNIIKAVTIDTKSEILRPTSLNDLMNKTTGVRIRQGGGLGSEANINLNGFQGNAIRFFKDGIPLNYLGQGYNISNVPLDVLDKVEVYKGIIPVHLASDALGGAVNLVSSSIQSNQLRASVEYGSFNTIRSAVRGHYNLNDNLYAGGEVFYNYSDNDYKINTPDLELAQTHSKVKLFHNRYKHFFANAYLGAHNLSWADKIELGISYYNIDKQLQNSPTSMVVPYGGIEDKQHSVIPTLRYKKAVFNDKLSIDQFLSYNVVKSQAIDTLKGRYNWLGEFTPRGYRGEGDMPMNADIDMTFFTSRTLIGYSINPSQQVWLNNTYNYTKREGKDPYGRVIQDLNQTVIELPTRYKKNVLAIGLTSQWWDKKLETNAIVKLYNYSSRGLNTASNVDLSARDIHEVSDNAFGWAIGAKYRLTEQTNLRFSVEDARRLPGYTELFGDYIFVASNFNLKPEQSINLNLGIEKEVGNFQYSFNSFYRHTKDIIVLVSGNPPLSVFVNKEKANGYGFEGDLSLKVKKNYKFYGNFTWQSIRYGEFKQAADKWLKGNRVPNIPFFFANVGAEAKFTDVFKKQDRLTAYANLNFVREFYIQPIDKSMEPNGFLGLFGKSKGDVKNIVPDQTSLTLGTLYELSDKGVSIGVEVRNLLNQDLYDYFKIQKAGRSIYLKLNYKLN, from the coding sequence ATGGCTCTTGCCAGTACCTCATTAGCTTTGGGGCAAATAAAGAAGAACATCGTTATTACCAATAACAGTAATCAGTTGGTAAAGAATGCTGTCGTAATAGTAAACGATCAACAACTGATAACAGATGCGGAGGGTAAGGTTCAGTTTGACCTAAAACCTGCGTCGTCTTATGTAATTCAAGTATTTGCTGAACGCTATCAAAGTGTGAATCAGACATTCGATACTGTGGATTTGATACGCAATTCATTTGTTTTAGAAGAAGACCACACCATCTTATCAGGTATTATTGTTCAAACTAAAGATGAACAACAAAATAGTAATCGCAATATTATTAAGGCAGTTACTATTGATACTAAAAGTGAGATTCTTCGCCCTACCTCTTTAAATGATTTGATGAATAAGACTACTGGAGTACGTATTCGACAAGGAGGAGGCTTAGGTTCAGAGGCTAATATTAATCTGAATGGTTTTCAAGGTAATGCAATACGTTTTTTTAAGGATGGTATTCCTTTAAATTATTTAGGACAAGGGTATAATATTTCTAATGTGCCATTAGATGTATTGGATAAAGTGGAGGTATATAAAGGCATTATCCCTGTGCACTTAGCAAGTGATGCTTTAGGAGGAGCAGTTAATTTAGTTTCTTCTTCTATACAAAGTAATCAATTAAGAGCTTCTGTAGAATACGGATCATTTAATACAATTCGCTCTGCTGTAAGAGGGCATTATAACTTAAATGACAATCTATATGCAGGAGGAGAGGTGTTTTATAATTACTCTGATAATGATTATAAAATTAATACTCCGGATCTTGAACTAGCTCAAACACATTCTAAGGTAAAGTTGTTTCACAATCGATATAAGCACTTCTTTGCTAATGCTTATTTAGGAGCTCATAATCTTTCTTGGGCAGATAAAATTGAACTAGGTATAAGCTATTACAACATCGATAAACAACTTCAAAATAGTCCTACTTCAATGGTTGTACCTTATGGAGGAATTGAAGATAAACAACACAGTGTTATTCCAACATTAAGGTATAAGAAAGCCGTATTCAATGATAAATTATCTATAGATCAATTTCTATCTTATAATGTAGTGAAGTCACAAGCTATTGATACTTTAAAAGGAAGATATAATTGGTTAGGAGAGTTCACTCCACGTGGTTATAGAGGAGAGGGCGATATGCCTATGAATGCTGATATAGATATGACTTTCTTTACTTCAAGAACATTGATAGGTTATTCGATTAATCCTTCACAACAAGTTTGGTTAAACAATACTTATAATTATACTAAGAGAGAAGGAAAGGATCCGTATGGAAGAGTTATTCAGGATTTGAATCAAACAGTGATAGAATTACCTACTCGCTATAAAAAGAATGTGTTAGCTATAGGATTGACGAGTCAGTGGTGGGATAAGAAATTGGAGACAAATGCAATTGTGAAGTTGTATAATTATTCAAGTAGAGGGCTTAACACCGCTAGTAATGTAGATCTATCAGCTAGAGATATTCATGAGGTATCAGATAATGCATTTGGTTGGGCTATAGGAGCTAAATATAGGTTAACAGAACAAACAAATCTTCGCTTTTCTGTAGAAGATGCAAGAAGATTACCAGGATATACAGAGTTATTTGGTGACTATATTTTTGTAGCATCGAACTTTAATTTAAAGCCAGAACAGAGTATCAATTTAAATTTAGGAATAGAGAAGGAGGTGGGTAACTTCCAATATAGTTTTAATAGTTTTTACAGACACACAAAAGATATCATTGTACTTGTGTCAGGTAATCCACCTCTCTCTGTTTTTGTCAATAAAGAAAAGGCTAATGGATATGGTTTTGAAGGAGATTTAAGTCTGAAAGTAAAAAAGAACTATAAGTTTTATGGAAACTTTACTTGGCAAAGTATCCGTTATGGAGAGTTTAAACAAGCCGCAGATAAATGGTTAAAAGGTAATAGAGTACCAAATATTCCATTCTTTTTTGCCAACGTTGGAGCAGAAGCCAAGTTTACTGATGTTTTCAAGAAGCAAGATCGATTAACAGCTTATGCTAATCTTAATTTCGTTCGTGAGTTTTACATCCAACCTATTGATAAGTCAATGGAACCAAATGGATTCTTAGGATTGTTTGGAAAGAGTAAAGGAGATGTGAAAAACATTGTTCCAGATCAGACTTCTCTTACTCTAGGTACTTTATATGAGCTAAGTGATAAAGGAGTATCTATCGGAGTTGAGGTACGCAATTTATTAAATCAAGATTTATACGATTATTTTAAAATACAAAAAGCAGGTAGAAGTATCTACTTGAAACTTAACTATAAACTTAATTAA
- a CDS encoding GNAT family N-acetyltransferase gives MREFIFDHIETSRFKLRILEAEAYQNFLRLATAEELLHYIGIPEEEVEQEKTKAAYGFRTYNKSYLMFLIIDKETEDILGYCGYHTWYLEHDRAEIGYGLYSDYSKGKGVMSEVLNTVLNYGFEIMQLRRVEAFISPDNMASLNTVKKFGFTREGQLRSHYVKGGQIEDSVVYSLLYKEYSKLK, from the coding sequence ATGAGAGAATTTATATTTGACCATATTGAAACTTCCCGTTTTAAATTGCGAATACTAGAAGCAGAGGCTTATCAAAACTTTTTAAGATTAGCTACTGCAGAAGAACTTTTGCATTATATAGGTATCCCTGAAGAGGAAGTAGAACAAGAAAAAACAAAAGCAGCCTATGGCTTCCGAACTTATAATAAATCATATTTGATGTTTTTAATCATTGATAAAGAAACAGAGGATATATTAGGATATTGTGGGTATCACACTTGGTATTTAGAACATGATAGAGCTGAGATAGGATATGGACTATATAGTGATTACTCAAAAGGAAAAGGTGTGATGAGTGAAGTCTTAAACACAGTATTGAATTATGGATTTGAAATTATGCAATTAAGACGAGTAGAGGCCTTTATTAGCCCAGATAATATGGCTTCCTTAAATACAGTGAAGAAGTTTGGATTTACTAGAGAAGGACAATTGAGAAGTCATTATGTAAAAGGAGGACAGATAGAAGACTCTGTTGTCTATAGCTTATTATACAAAGAATACAGTAAACTAAAGTAA
- a CDS encoding transposase → MGREPKNKERYHLKFIEQIVQEIENGASQNSVIREYSLNKSTLNRWVKKYASPEYHATRKNKVYSESLKRQVVHSITEHHMTAQEACIMYGVERISTINNWLLVNYNKNIDICNEIDIPSLMEEKTSNTESLEIKALKKALSEAQFKIVALNTLIDVAEKSLDIDIRKKSGSKQLKK, encoded by the coding sequence ATGGGAAGAGAACCAAAAAACAAAGAGCGTTATCATTTAAAATTCATAGAACAAATAGTTCAAGAAATAGAGAATGGAGCAAGTCAAAATTCGGTAATTCGCGAGTATAGCCTAAATAAATCTACGCTAAATCGTTGGGTTAAGAAATATGCAAGTCCCGAGTATCATGCTACACGTAAGAATAAAGTTTATTCAGAAAGCCTTAAACGTCAAGTAGTTCATAGTATTACGGAACACCATATGACAGCACAAGAAGCCTGTATAATGTATGGTGTAGAAAGAATAAGTACAATAAATAACTGGTTGTTAGTTAATTATAATAAAAACATAGATATTTGTAATGAAATTGATATTCCGTCACTTATGGAAGAAAAAACATCCAATACAGAATCTTTAGAAATTAAAGCTTTAAAAAAGGCTTTATCAGAGGCACAATTTAAGATAGTAGCTTTAAATACATTGATAGATGTAGCAGAGAAAAGTTTGGATATTGATATCAGAAAAAAGTCTGGTTCCAAGCAGTTGAAGAAGTAA
- a CDS encoding YncE family protein, with protein MKYIKSLTFLSATVLAAMGTTATAQSIDQNKQVGKGLYEVAYNSVDNGVYVASVIDFKTKEGVVYKLNGNDLSVEKEYSVNGNPVFGIAVNEKTQKIYGTNTTTNAVTVIDLKTGATKVIPGTNESGHNREIAIDEKTNTIYASDTQQDGKVWIIDGDKDVLKGYIDNTGIFTAGLTFDTKTKKLYAANMGTNEVAIIDPTTKKVIKKFASGGESPINVSIDESGRRLFVTNSSTGLTVLNADSGELLKVVKFKGGSLGVNYLPKQDKIVLANRESGKTVIVDGKTYEVVTELETGSHPNTVAVNKNTGVAYVTNKTKRMPKVEGQEAAVDTNGDTVSKVQL; from the coding sequence ATGAAATACATTAAATCATTAACGTTTTTGAGTGCTACAGTATTAGCAGCAATGGGAACAACTGCTACAGCACAATCAATAGATCAAAATAAACAAGTAGGAAAAGGACTATATGAAGTTGCTTACAATAGTGTGGACAATGGAGTATATGTTGCTTCTGTAATCGATTTTAAAACTAAAGAAGGAGTTGTTTATAAATTAAATGGCAATGACTTATCTGTTGAAAAAGAGTACAGTGTGAATGGGAATCCTGTATTTGGTATTGCAGTAAATGAAAAGACTCAAAAGATTTATGGAACGAATACAACTACTAATGCAGTGACTGTAATCGACTTAAAAACAGGAGCTACTAAAGTAATTCCAGGAACGAATGAGAGCGGTCACAATAGAGAAATTGCTATTGATGAGAAGACAAATACTATTTATGCATCAGACACACAACAAGATGGTAAAGTGTGGATCATTGATGGAGATAAAGATGTATTAAAAGGATATATAGACAATACAGGTATTTTTACAGCAGGACTTACTTTTGATACTAAAACGAAGAAGTTATACGCTGCTAATATGGGAACGAATGAAGTAGCTATTATTGATCCAACAACTAAAAAAGTGATTAAGAAGTTTGCTTCAGGTGGAGAAAGTCCAATTAATGTTTCTATTGATGAATCAGGAAGAAGATTGTTTGTGACAAATTCTTCTACAGGGTTAACAGTATTAAATGCTGACAGTGGGGAGTTACTAAAAGTAGTAAAGTTTAAAGGAGGATCTTTAGGAGTAAACTATTTGCCAAAACAAGATAAAATTGTTTTAGCAAATAGAGAAAGCGGTAAAACTGTTATTGTTGATGGTAAAACCTATGAAGTAGTTACAGAATTAGAGACAGGAAGTCATCCTAATACTGTAGCAGTAAACAAAAATACAGGAGTAGCTTATGTTACAAATAAAACAAAGAGAATGCCTAAAGTTGAAGGGCAAGAAGCTGCAGTAGATACGAATGGTGATACTGTGAGTAAAGTACAATTATAA